The Caulobacter sp. 73W region GCTGGCTCAAGCCCAGGCTCCGGCCGCCGTGCCGGCCGCTCCGGCCATGACCCATGGCGCCGCCATTCCCGGCGTCTGCCTGTTCTCCAGCGCCGCCGTGGTCGCCAACTCGGCTGTCGGCAAGGCGGTGAACACGCGTCTGCAACAGATCGCCACCCAGGTTAATTCCGAGCTGACGAGCGAGCGCACCGCGCTCGAAACCGAAGCCAAGACCCTGGAGACGCAACGCGCGACGCTCGACCAGAACACCCTGGAGCAGCGCGCCTCCGCCCTGCAGGTCAAGGCCAACGCCTTCGAGCGCAAGGCCCAGCTGCGTCAGCGCGAAGTGGCCGCCACCGAGCAGAAGGCGCTGAACCGCGTCGCCACCGAAATGAACCCGGTCGTCCGTCAGGTTTACCAAACCCAGAAGTGCGCCGTTCTGATCGATCAGAACGCCGTGCTGGTCGGCAACCCGGCCATGTCGATCAACGACCAAGTGGTTCAGGGCCTCAACGCCAAGATCCAGACCTTCACTTTCGATCGCGAACGTCTGGACCAGCCGGCCGCGGCTGCCCAAACTACGCCGTCTACGCGTAAGTGAGTCTCGCCCGCGCCGCGGCGCGGGATGTAAGAGACGGATCGAGAACAGCCATGCCGGACCCGCGTTTCTACCAGGACCTGGGTCCGGCCAAGCTTTCGGAGCTGGCCAGCCTGACGGGTGGCCAGCTTCTTTCGTCTGAGGCCGGGGATATCGAGATCCGCGCCGCGGCCCCCCTCGGACGGGCGGACGCCGCTGGCATTGGCTTCTTTTCCGACAAGCGCTACGTCGCTGACCTGAAGGCGACCAAGGCCGGCGCATGCTTCGTCACCCAAGCCATGGCAGGTGAGGTCCCCGAAGGCTGCGCCGCGGTCGTGGTTGATCGGCCCCAGGTCGCCTGGGCCGCCGCCGCATCGCGCCTTTATCGCGCAAAGACCTTCGAAGCCGGCGCACCCGCCATTCATCCCACGGCGAAGCTGGAAGAGTGCGTTGAAGTCGCCCCCGGCGCGGTGATCGGCGCGGAGGCCCAGATCGGCCGGGGCACGCGCATTGGCCCCGGGGCGGTGATAGGCCCCGGCGTCGCCATCGGTCGCGACTGCGAGATCGGCGCTCGTACGGTGATCGGCTTCGCCCTGATCGGCGACCGCGTGCGCATCTACGCCGGCGTCGTGATCGGTGAGCCGGGCTTCGGCGCGGCGGTGAGCGCGGCGGGGATCATCGACCTGCCGCAACTGGGCCGCGTGCTCTTGCAAGACAATGTGACGGTCGGCGCGAATACCTGTATCGACCGCGGCGCCTATGACGACACGGTGGTGGGTGAGAACACCAAGATCGACAACCTCGTCCACATCGCCCACAACGTCCGCATCGGCCGCAATTGCGTGCTGGCGGGCTATACCGGCATTTCCGGCAGCACCGTCGTCGGCGATGGCGTGAGCATGGGTGGTCAGGCCGGGGTGGCGGACCATCTGGTCATCGGCGACGGCGCGCGGATCGGCGCGGGCGCCGGTGTGATGAAGAACGTGCCGGCCGGCGAGACCTGGGGCGGATTTCCCGCCCAGCCGATCCGACAATGGTTGCGGGAAACCGCGTGGCTCGGACGCATGGCGTCGAGCCGCAAAGGGGGTGTGGAATGAGCAAAGCTGCGGAAACCGAACAGTCGATCTCCATCGACATCAGCGAGATCCTGGCGCGGATTCCTCATCGCTATCCGTTCCTGCTGGTTGATCGGGCCGAGGACTACAAGGCCAACCAGTCCATCGTCGGCATCAAGTGCGTGACGATGAACGAGCCCTTCTTCATGGGCCACTTCCCGGACAATCCGGTGATGCCGGGCGTGCTGATCGTCGAGGCGATGGCCCAGACCGGCGCCGTGCTGATGTCGAAGTCGTTGGAAGTGGACGTGGAAGGCAAGACCATCCTGTTCATGTCTGTCGATAATTGCCGTTTCCGTCATCCGGTCCGGCCGGGCGACGTGCTGCGCATGGAGGTCGAGGTCGTTCGCGCCCGCTCGTCCATTTTCAAGTTCCGCGGCCAGGCACTGGTGGGCGATAAGGTCGCCGCGGAGGCCGAATTCGCCGCCATGGTCGTAGAGACGCGCTGATGCCCATCGTCCATCCCACAGCCCTGGTCGATCCCGCCGCCCGCCTGGCGGACGACGTCGAGGTCGGCGCCTTCAGCATCGTGGGACCGGACGTGACGCTGGGCGCGGGCGTGAGGCTGATGAGCCACGTGGTCGTCGAAGGCGTCACCACCATCGGTGAGGGCTGCGTCGTGCACCCGTTCGCCAACCTGGGCGGGCCGCCGCAGCACCTGGGTCACAAGGGCGAGAAGACCGAACTGCGGATCGGCGCGCGTAACATCATTCGCGAGCACGTCACCTTCCACACCGGCACGGCTTCGGGCCGGGGTGTGACCACTATCGGCTCGGACGGCCTGTACATGGTCGCCGCCCACGTGGCGCACGACTGCACGGTGGGCGACAACGTGGTCATGGCCAAGGGCGCGACCTTGGGCGGGCACGTGGTGCTGGGCGACTTCGTGTTCATGGGCGGCCTGGCCGCCGCGCACCAGTTCGGCCGGATCGGCCGCTACAGCTTCATCGGCGGCCTGGCGGCCGTGACCAAGGATGTGATCCCGTACGGGTCCGTCTGGGGGAACCACGCCCATCTGGAAGGCCTGAACCTGGTCGGCCTGAAGCGCCGGGGCTTCTCGCGCGAGACGATCAACGCCCTGCGCGCCGCCTATCGCCTGCTGTTCGCCGACGAAGGCACGTTCCAGGAGCGGATCGACGAAGTGGCCGAGAACCACGCCACCTCGGCCGAGGTGATGGAGATCGTCGATTTCATCCGCGCCGACGCCAACCGGCCGCTCTGCCTGCCGGAGCGCGAGGTCTGAGGCCGTGCGCAAGCTGGGTCTGATCGCTGGCGGCGGGGCGCTTCCGGTCGAAATCGCCAACTACTGCCAGTCGGCGGGACGGCCCTTCGCGGTCATGCGGCTTCGCGGCTTTTCGGGACCGGAGCTTCGGGACTTTCCCGGCGTCGACGTCGGCCTCGCCGAGCTGGGCAAATGCATCAAGGCGCTGTGCGCGGCGGGGTGTGAGGCGGTCTGCTTCGCCGGCAATGTCGCGCGGCCGGATTTCGCGGCCCTCAAGCCCGACCTGCGCGGACTGGCGGCGCTGCCGGGCGTGATCGCGGCGGCGCGGGACGGGGATGACGCCCTGCTGCGTCGAATCCTGGCGGAGTTCGAGAAGGAAGGCTTCGCCATCGAGGGCGCGCACGAGGTCATGGCCGAACTGACCCTGCCTCTTGGCCCCCTGGGCCGCTTGCGCCCGCGTGACGCCGACATCGCGGACATCGAGCGCGCGCTGGACGTGGCGCGCCAGATCGGCCGCCTGGACGTGGGGCAGGGCTGTGTCGTCTGTCGCGGCCTGGTCCTGGCCGTCGAGGCCCAGGAGGGCACCGACGCCATGCTGCGCCGTGTCGCCGAACTCCCGGAAGCTCTGCGCGGTTCGACCAGCGCCCCTTGCGGCGTGCTGGCCAAGGCGCCCAAGCCAATCCAGGAAACCAAGGTGGACCTGCCCACCATCGGCGTCGCCACCGTGCAGCGCGTGGCCCGCGCCGGTCTGGCGGGCATCGTGGGCGAGGCGGGGCGGCTGCTGGTGCTCGACCAGGCGGCGGTGATCGCCATGGCCGAGGAACTGGGGGTCTTCATCATCGGGTTGGAGCCCGCGAACCCGTGACCGAGCCGCTGACCGTCATGCTGGTGGCGGCCGAAGCGTCGGGCGACGCTCGCGGGGCGGAATTGATGCGGGCGCTGAAGAAGCGCCTGGGCGCCAAGGTGCGCTTCATGGGCGTCGGCGGCGCGCGGATGGCGCAGGAGGGGATCGATAGCCCCTTCGACATCGCCGAATTATCGATCCTCGGCCTTTGGGAAGGCGTCCGGGCCTATGGCCGGGTCAAGAAGCGGGTCGATCAGACCGCCGCCATGGCGCGGTCTGATCGGCCCGACGTGGCGATCCTGATCGACAGCTGGGGCTTCACCGTCCGCGTGGCCAAGGCGCTGCGGGCGATCGACCCGAACATACTGCTGGTGAAATACGTGGGGCCGCAGGTCTGGGCGTCACGCCCGGGCAGGGCCAAGGTGCTGGCCGGCGCCGTCGACCATCTGCTGGCCATCCACGCCTTCGACGCTCCGCATTTCGAGAAGGAGGGTCTGGCGACCACCTTCGTCGGCAACGGGGCCCTGGCCAAGGATTTCTCCAAGGCCGACCCGCGCCGCCTACGCGAGGTGATAGGAGCGCACGCGGACGAGCCG contains the following coding sequences:
- the fabZ gene encoding 3-hydroxyacyl-ACP dehydratase FabZ, with the protein product MSKAAETEQSISIDISEILARIPHRYPFLLVDRAEDYKANQSIVGIKCVTMNEPFFMGHFPDNPVMPGVLIVEAMAQTGAVLMSKSLEVDVEGKTILFMSVDNCRFRHPVRPGDVLRMEVEVVRARSSIFKFRGQALVGDKVAAEAEFAAMVVETR
- the lpxD gene encoding UDP-3-O-(3-hydroxymyristoyl)glucosamine N-acyltransferase — protein: MPDPRFYQDLGPAKLSELASLTGGQLLSSEAGDIEIRAAAPLGRADAAGIGFFSDKRYVADLKATKAGACFVTQAMAGEVPEGCAAVVVDRPQVAWAAAASRLYRAKTFEAGAPAIHPTAKLEECVEVAPGAVIGAEAQIGRGTRIGPGAVIGPGVAIGRDCEIGARTVIGFALIGDRVRIYAGVVIGEPGFGAAVSAAGIIDLPQLGRVLLQDNVTVGANTCIDRGAYDDTVVGENTKIDNLVHIAHNVRIGRNCVLAGYTGISGSTVVGDGVSMGGQAGVADHLVIGDGARIGAGAGVMKNVPAGETWGGFPAQPIRQWLRETAWLGRMASSRKGGVE
- a CDS encoding OmpH family outer membrane protein, coding for MTFRNIVATASGVVAGLAIASSALAQAQAPAAVPAAPAMTHGAAIPGVCLFSSAAVVANSAVGKAVNTRLQQIATQVNSELTSERTALETEAKTLETQRATLDQNTLEQRASALQVKANAFERKAQLRQREVAATEQKALNRVATEMNPVVRQVYQTQKCAVLIDQNAVLVGNPAMSINDQVVQGLNAKIQTFTFDRERLDQPAAAAQTTPSTRK
- the lpxA gene encoding acyl-ACP--UDP-N-acetylglucosamine O-acyltransferase, whose product is MPIVHPTALVDPAARLADDVEVGAFSIVGPDVTLGAGVRLMSHVVVEGVTTIGEGCVVHPFANLGGPPQHLGHKGEKTELRIGARNIIREHVTFHTGTASGRGVTTIGSDGLYMVAAHVAHDCTVGDNVVMAKGATLGGHVVLGDFVFMGGLAAAHQFGRIGRYSFIGGLAAVTKDVIPYGSVWGNHAHLEGLNLVGLKRRGFSRETINALRAAYRLLFADEGTFQERIDEVAENHATSAEVMEIVDFIRADANRPLCLPEREV
- a CDS encoding LpxI family protein — encoded protein: MRKLGLIAGGGALPVEIANYCQSAGRPFAVMRLRGFSGPELRDFPGVDVGLAELGKCIKALCAAGCEAVCFAGNVARPDFAALKPDLRGLAALPGVIAAARDGDDALLRRILAEFEKEGFAIEGAHEVMAELTLPLGPLGRLRPRDADIADIERALDVARQIGRLDVGQGCVVCRGLVLAVEAQEGTDAMLRRVAELPEALRGSTSAPCGVLAKAPKPIQETKVDLPTIGVATVQRVARAGLAGIVGEAGRLLVLDQAAVIAMAEELGVFIIGLEPANP